From Acetonema longum DSM 6540, the proteins below share one genomic window:
- the priA gene encoding primosomal protein N' yields the protein MIKTAEVVINSGIRNLTDAFTYFIPDQFSYLDTGWRVVVPFGSRQEEGFVVAVRSEPEGRKDELKPIQDVLDDDPWFDDHMMQTARWLSERYLCTLAEAMRLFIPGKKGIRKEKFYYLNANYAGIFNETRTENQAAVLEWFRRQKIVTMRQFQKEFGPEARSLIEELKQRKLVLCSSTVQTARVNKYESELHLALTGEQVTGILPQMERKPAQFRLIQALLTRNLTDADLKEMKVSRQTVKTLVDLEMIKIVRKQVMRDSYQNVAGKYQPVTLSPEQENAVAAIADALSYSRFQSFLLHGITGSGKTEVYIRAVAAVRQAGKQAIVLVPEIALTSQLVQRFKARFANDVVVIHSKLSLNERYDTWQRIREETAGVIIGARSAVFAPAPNLGIIILDEEHEFTYKQEESPYYHTRDVAMTRANLAQAAVVLGSATPAVETFYDALAGRHVLLSLPSRIAGAVLPQVMLVDMREELKKGRRSVLSTQLEGLLRDTIQRGEQAIILLNRRGHSTFVMCRECGHVITCRHCAVALTYHYAAGMMRCHYCDAVEPVPTLCPACRSRYIKFFGTGTQKVEQELQQLFPDCRIVRMDQDTTHGKLAQDAILSDFDAGRYDILLGTQMVAKGHDLQNVTAVGILSVDTILNIPDFRGAERTFALITQAAGRAGRGDKPGKVVVQAYNPEHYAVCAAANQDYSSFYAAEIEFRQKLLYPPFCQLIKCTVAAGMEDTARRKAEQLAAALKSELRPDAGTDIIGPFPAPVLKVKDRYRMIILIKAGNLDTVKEIIRQKNWHTLSDTVFDVSPISVV from the coding sequence ATGATAAAAACGGCTGAGGTAGTCATTAATTCCGGTATCCGGAACCTGACCGACGCTTTCACTTACTTTATTCCGGACCAATTTTCCTATCTGGATACCGGCTGGCGGGTGGTTGTACCTTTTGGCTCCAGGCAGGAAGAAGGTTTCGTGGTAGCGGTCCGCTCTGAGCCAGAAGGCCGGAAAGATGAGTTAAAGCCTATCCAGGACGTCTTAGATGATGATCCCTGGTTTGATGATCATATGATGCAAACAGCCCGCTGGCTTAGTGAGCGTTACCTTTGCACTCTGGCGGAAGCAATGCGTCTGTTTATCCCGGGTAAAAAAGGCATTCGAAAAGAAAAATTCTATTATTTAAATGCGAATTACGCCGGTATATTCAACGAAACCAGGACAGAAAACCAGGCGGCGGTATTGGAATGGTTCCGCCGGCAAAAAATAGTGACGATGCGGCAGTTCCAAAAAGAATTCGGACCAGAGGCACGGTCGCTGATCGAGGAACTGAAACAGCGGAAACTCGTCCTCTGCAGCAGTACCGTGCAAACCGCAAGAGTCAATAAATATGAGTCTGAGCTGCACTTGGCTCTCACGGGCGAACAGGTGACAGGCATTTTACCCCAAATGGAAAGGAAACCTGCTCAGTTCCGGCTCATTCAGGCATTATTGACGAGAAACCTAACTGACGCTGATTTGAAAGAAATGAAGGTGTCTCGTCAGACAGTTAAGACCCTGGTTGATCTTGAAATGATAAAAATCGTTCGAAAGCAGGTTATGCGCGACAGCTATCAGAATGTTGCAGGGAAGTATCAACCTGTTACACTGTCGCCGGAACAGGAGAATGCTGTTGCCGCTATTGCCGATGCATTATCTTATAGCCGATTTCAGAGTTTTTTGCTGCATGGCATTACCGGAAGCGGCAAGACCGAAGTCTATATTCGCGCCGTTGCGGCGGTGCGGCAGGCCGGAAAACAGGCAATCGTTCTCGTGCCGGAAATAGCCTTGACCAGCCAGTTGGTGCAACGATTTAAAGCCCGATTTGCCAATGATGTGGTGGTCATACACAGTAAACTTTCTCTGAATGAACGGTATGATACCTGGCAGAGAATCCGCGAGGAAACAGCAGGCGTCATCATCGGGGCCAGGTCGGCTGTGTTTGCGCCGGCGCCTAATTTGGGCATTATCATTTTGGATGAAGAGCATGAATTCACCTATAAGCAGGAAGAATCTCCCTACTATCACACTCGCGATGTTGCCATGACCAGGGCAAATCTGGCTCAGGCAGCAGTCGTTTTAGGCAGCGCCACGCCTGCGGTGGAAACGTTTTATGATGCTTTGGCCGGCAGGCATGTCTTGCTGTCGCTGCCGTCACGAATTGCCGGCGCCGTGTTGCCTCAGGTCATGCTGGTGGATATGCGGGAAGAGTTGAAAAAGGGCAGGCGCAGCGTACTTTCCACCCAGTTGGAAGGGTTGCTGCGGGATACCATTCAACGCGGTGAGCAAGCCATTATTCTGTTGAATCGTCGGGGCCATTCCACCTTTGTCATGTGCCGGGAATGCGGTCACGTGATTACATGTCGGCATTGCGCCGTGGCTTTAACCTATCACTATGCTGCAGGCATGATGCGCTGTCACTACTGTGACGCCGTCGAACCGGTTCCGACACTTTGCCCGGCATGCCGAAGCCGCTATATCAAATTCTTCGGCACCGGTACGCAAAAAGTCGAACAGGAACTGCAGCAGCTTTTCCCCGATTGCCGGATTGTTAGAATGGATCAGGACACCACCCATGGCAAGCTGGCTCAGGATGCCATTCTCTCGGATTTCGACGCCGGCAGGTATGATATACTATTAGGGACCCAGATGGTCGCTAAAGGGCATGATCTGCAAAATGTAACGGCTGTTGGTATTTTGTCAGTGGATACCATCCTTAATATCCCGGATTTCCGCGGGGCCGAGAGAACTTTCGCCCTGATTACCCAGGCTGCCGGCAGGGCAGGTCGCGGCGATAAACCGGGCAAAGTCGTTGTGCAGGCATATAATCCCGAACACTATGCGGTCTGCGCCGCCGCTAACCAGGATTATTCATCTTTTTACGCAGCTGAGATAGAATTTCGGCAAAAACTGCTTTATCCACCCTTTTGCCAATTAATAAAATGTACTGTAGCCGCCGGTATGGAGGATACTGCCCGAAGGAAAGCTGAACAACTGGCGGCGGCTCTGAAAAGCGAGCTGAGACCTGACGCGGGAACGGACATCATCGGCCCCTTTCCGGCGCCTGTACTCAAGGTCAAGGACCGTTACCGGATGATCATTTTAATCAAAGCCGGGAATTTGGACACTGTCAAAGAAATTATCCGGCAGAAAAACTGGCACACTCTCTCGGACACAGTCTTTGATGTTTCGCCGATCAGCGTTGTATAG